From the genome of Solidesulfovibrio carbinolicus, one region includes:
- a CDS encoding MarR family winged helix-turn-helix transcriptional regulator, whose protein sequence is MTDPLDTCARELLDVMPLIMQDLRRTMRSQSAPDLRVPELRSLAFLRHNPGSNLTDLAEYIGVSLPSMSKLVDTLTYRGLIERTPDAQDRRRVRLGLTEAGYAILAKAREAVKASFAAKLARLEPDDVELVTASMRLLHTLFTQPQENGTSSA, encoded by the coding sequence ATGACCGATCCACTCGACACCTGCGCCCGCGAGCTGCTCGATGTCATGCCGCTTATTATGCAGGATCTGCGGCGCACCATGCGCAGCCAGAGCGCCCCGGACCTGCGCGTGCCGGAGCTGCGGAGCCTGGCTTTTTTACGGCACAATCCCGGCTCCAACCTCACCGATCTGGCCGAGTACATCGGCGTCTCCCTGCCCTCCATGTCCAAGCTCGTCGATACCCTGACCTACCGGGGCCTTATCGAACGCACACCGGATGCCCAGGACCGTCGCCGGGTACGCCTGGGCTTGACCGAGGCCGGCTACGCCATCCTGGCCAAGGCCCGGGAAGCGGTGAAGGCCTCCTTTGCCGCCAAGCTCGCCCGGCTGGAACCGGACGACGTGGAACTCGTCACCGCCAGCATGCGTCTTTTA